One window of Streptomyces sp. NBC_00273 genomic DNA carries:
- the dapD gene encoding 2,3,4,5-tetrahydropyridine-2,6-dicarboxylate N-succinyltransferase has protein sequence MTATRTTGAVAAGLATLTADGTVLDTWFPAPELVAEPGPAGTERLTADQAVELLGAAAAKAIRTDAVRGVEVVAVRTVISSLEDKPLDAHDAYLRLHLLSHRLVKPHGQNLDGVFGLLTNVAWTSLGPVAVDQVETVRLNARAEGLHLQVTSIDKFPRMTDYVAPKGVRIADADRVRLGAHLAEGTTVMHEGFVNFNAGTLGTSMVEGRISAGVVVGDGSDIGGGASTMGTLSGGGKQIISIGERTLIGAEAGVGIALGDECVVEAGLYVTAGTRVTLPDGQIVKALELSGANNILFRRNSVTGAVEARPYKAAWGGLNEVLHSHN, from the coding sequence ATGACTGCTACGCGTACCACCGGCGCCGTCGCCGCCGGACTTGCCACCCTCACCGCCGACGGCACCGTCCTCGACACCTGGTTCCCCGCCCCCGAGCTGGTCGCCGAGCCCGGCCCGGCCGGCACCGAGCGCCTCACCGCCGACCAGGCCGTGGAGCTGCTGGGCGCTGCCGCGGCCAAGGCGATCCGCACGGACGCGGTCCGCGGCGTCGAGGTCGTAGCCGTCCGCACGGTCATCTCCTCCCTGGAGGACAAGCCGCTGGACGCGCACGACGCGTACCTGCGCCTGCACCTGCTCAGCCACCGCCTGGTCAAGCCGCACGGCCAGAACCTCGACGGCGTCTTCGGCCTGCTCACGAACGTCGCCTGGACCTCGCTGGGCCCGGTCGCCGTCGACCAGGTCGAGACCGTCCGCCTCAACGCGCGCGCCGAGGGCCTGCACCTCCAGGTCACCTCGATCGACAAGTTCCCGCGGATGACGGACTACGTCGCCCCCAAGGGCGTGCGCATCGCCGACGCGGACCGCGTCCGCCTCGGTGCGCACCTCGCCGAGGGCACCACCGTCATGCACGAGGGCTTCGTCAACTTCAACGCCGGCACCCTCGGCACCTCCATGGTCGAGGGCCGCATCTCCGCGGGCGTCGTGGTCGGCGACGGCTCCGACATCGGCGGCGGCGCCTCCACCATGGGTACCCTCTCGGGCGGCGGCAAGCAGATCATCTCGATCGGCGAGCGCACCCTGATCGGCGCCGAGGCGGGCGTGGGCATCGCGCTCGGCGACGAGTGCGTCGTCGAGGCCGGCCTCTACGTGACCGCGGGCACCCGCGTGACCCTGCCGGACGGCCAGATCGTCAAGGCCCTGGAGCTCTCCGGCGCCAACAACATCCTCTTCCGCCGCAACTCGGTGACCGGCGCCGTCGAGGCCCGCCCGTACAAGGCGGCCTGGGGCGGCCTGAACGAGGTCCTGCACAGCCACAACTGA
- a CDS encoding GNAT family N-acetyltransferase: MIFREATRRDLPAVLALLADEDSVVDPAQVVIGEAHERAFAAIEADPRNEMLVLTDGADGAGGAGGAGEVVLGCLQLTYVPGLGQNGQERALVEAVRIRADRRGAGFGAELMRLAVERARGRGCGLVQLTSNKRRTAAHRFYERLGFARSHEGFKLHLEP; encoded by the coding sequence ATGATCTTCCGTGAGGCCACCCGCCGGGACCTGCCCGCCGTACTCGCCCTGCTCGCCGACGAGGACTCGGTCGTCGACCCGGCCCAGGTCGTGATCGGCGAGGCGCACGAGCGGGCCTTCGCCGCGATCGAGGCGGACCCGCGCAACGAGATGCTGGTCCTCACGGACGGAGCGGACGGGGCGGGCGGGGCGGGCGGGGCGGGCGAGGTCGTCCTCGGCTGCCTCCAGCTCACCTACGTCCCGGGCCTGGGCCAGAACGGGCAGGAGCGGGCGCTGGTGGAAGCGGTACGGATCCGCGCGGACCGGCGGGGCGCGGGATTCGGCGCCGAACTGATGCGGCTCGCCGTCGAGAGGGCCCGCGGGCGCGGCTGCGGCCTGGTCCAGCTGACCAGCAACAAGCGTCGGACCGCCGCGCACCGGTTCTACGAGCGACTGGGCTTCGCACGCAGCCACGAGGGCTTCAAGCTGCACCTGGAGCCGTAA
- a CDS encoding endonuclease/exonuclease/phosphatase family protein, with the protein MRSSHPRSAAVAALVATALATGLLAGSADAAEGAVSADPIRIHDIQGTTRISPLNGKQVTDVEGIVTGVRTYGSRGFWIQDPNADDNDATSEGVFVFTNAVPTVAAGDAVKVSGTVGEYIPGGVNSGNQSVTQISKPTVTVVSSGNALPEATAINEYSVPAEYAPAGDPAAAGSINGLTLEPSRYALDHYESLEGMNVKIGTSRVVGATDPYSELWVTVKGWENTAKRGGTIYGSYESQNTGRLQIQQLAPVAQQPFPVANVGDRLTGTTEGPLDFNQFGGYTLVARTLGTVKAGTLAPEKTKPQAEQELAVATYNVENLDPTDPQEKFDALAKAVVENLASPDVLALEEIQDDNGAKNDGTVSAEQTLAKFTAAISAAGGPAYQWRTVNPEDKKDGGEPGGNIRQVFLFNPARVSFTERAPGDAVTATGVTKVNGKAALTHSPGRVDPANPAWADSRKPLAGEFVFRGKTVFVIANHFGSKGGDEGLTSHHQPPVRSSETKRLLQAQAVNGFVKQLLAEDKNANVLVLGDINDFEFSATTDALADGGALYPAIKSLPKAERYSYVYQGNAQVLDQILTSPAIKKFTYDSVHINAEFAAQNSDHDPQVLRFRP; encoded by the coding sequence ATGCGCTCCTCGCATCCCCGTTCCGCCGCCGTCGCGGCCCTCGTCGCCACCGCACTGGCCACCGGCCTGCTCGCGGGCTCCGCCGACGCGGCCGAAGGCGCCGTGTCCGCCGATCCGATACGCATCCACGACATTCAGGGCACCACCCGGATATCCCCGCTCAACGGCAAGCAGGTCACGGACGTCGAGGGCATCGTGACGGGCGTGCGCACGTACGGCTCGCGCGGCTTCTGGATCCAGGACCCGAACGCCGATGACAACGACGCCACCAGCGAGGGCGTCTTCGTCTTCACCAACGCCGTCCCGACCGTCGCCGCGGGCGACGCGGTCAAGGTCTCCGGCACCGTCGGCGAGTACATCCCCGGCGGCGTGAACTCCGGCAACCAGTCGGTGACCCAGATCTCCAAGCCGACGGTGACCGTGGTCTCCTCCGGCAACGCGCTGCCCGAGGCCACCGCGATCAACGAGTACTCGGTGCCCGCCGAGTACGCCCCGGCCGGTGACCCGGCCGCCGCCGGCAGCATCAACGGCCTGACCCTGGAGCCCTCGCGCTACGCCCTCGACCACTACGAGTCGCTGGAGGGCATGAACGTCAAGATCGGCACCTCCCGCGTGGTCGGCGCCACCGACCCGTACTCGGAGCTGTGGGTCACGGTGAAGGGCTGGGAGAACACCGCCAAGCGCGGTGGCACCATCTACGGCTCCTACGAGTCCCAGAACACCGGCCGCCTCCAGATCCAGCAGCTCGCGCCCGTCGCGCAGCAGCCCTTCCCGGTGGCCAACGTCGGCGACCGGCTGACTGGCACCACCGAAGGCCCGCTGGACTTCAACCAGTTCGGCGGCTACACGCTGGTGGCCCGCACCCTCGGCACCGTCAAGGCGGGCACCCTCGCCCCCGAGAAGACCAAGCCGCAGGCCGAGCAGGAGCTCGCGGTGGCCACGTACAACGTCGAGAACCTCGACCCGACCGACCCGCAGGAGAAGTTCGACGCGCTGGCGAAGGCGGTCGTCGAGAACCTGGCCTCCCCCGACGTCCTCGCCCTGGAGGAGATCCAGGACGACAACGGCGCCAAGAACGACGGCACCGTCTCGGCCGAGCAGACCCTCGCCAAGTTCACCGCGGCGATCTCGGCCGCCGGCGGCCCGGCCTACCAGTGGCGGACCGTCAACCCGGAGGACAAGAAGGACGGCGGCGAGCCCGGCGGCAACATCCGCCAGGTGTTCCTCTTCAACCCGGCGCGGGTCTCCTTCACCGAGCGCGCCCCGGGTGACGCGGTGACCGCGACCGGCGTGACCAAGGTGAACGGCAAGGCCGCCCTGACCCACTCCCCCGGCCGCGTCGACCCCGCCAACCCGGCGTGGGCGGACAGCCGCAAGCCGCTCGCCGGCGAGTTCGTCTTCCGCGGCAAGACGGTCTTCGTGATCGCCAACCACTTCGGCTCCAAGGGCGGCGACGAGGGCCTGACCTCGCACCACCAGCCGCCGGTCCGTTCCTCGGAGACCAAGCGACTGCTCCAGGCGCAGGCCGTGAACGGCTTCGTGAAGCAGCTCCTGGCGGAGGACAAGAACGCCAACGTCCTGGTCCTCGGTGACATCAACGACTTCGAGTTCTCGGCGACGACGGACGCGCTGGCGGACGGCGGGGCGCTGTACCCGGCGATCAAGTCGCTGCCGAAGGCGGAGCGCTACTCGTACGTCTACCAGGGCAACGCTCAGGTGCTGGACCAGATCCTGACCAGCCCGGCGATCAAGAAGTTCACGTACGACAGCGTGCACATCAACGCGGAGTTCGCGGCGCAGAACAGCGACCACGACCCGCAGGTGCTGCGCTTCCGCCCGTAA
- a CDS encoding alkaline phosphatase PhoX produces MSLSRRDFTARTVIAGAGVALTGTVGALATAPGALAAEDGTERDEHGRPCEPGYGPLVPDPAGLLALPAGFTYRVITHSGVTKLDSGETTPSNHDGTAAFEGHRGVTLLVNNHELKGKRENWAHPVPLTEGLVYDPAAAGGCTVVEVRRGGEVAEWVGIAGTSTNCAGGATPWGTWLTCEENSDLAGKNGMTKDHGYVFEVDPHDRRANRDPRPVKAFGRYDHEAVVIDPRQGHAYLTEDASGPNGLLYRWTPPRGFHHGRGRLRTLAADAGVLQAAKCIDSSGRFVDDFSRATKIGTVYGVDWVDVPDRDARTVPVRKQFADGVVTRGRKLEGMWWADGGAYFVSSYAREESPGAAHDGQVWFYDPKRRTVRLTVLIGINADPSVDGGYDGPDNITVSPYGGLIIAEDGSGLQHLFGATASGRTYPLARNELNNGSAEAPEYSEFTGVCFSPDGRTLYANIQDPGIMLAITGPWRRAH; encoded by the coding sequence ATGTCGCTCAGCCGTAGAGACTTCACCGCTCGTACCGTCATCGCCGGAGCGGGAGTCGCGCTCACCGGGACGGTCGGTGCCCTCGCCACCGCCCCGGGGGCGCTCGCCGCCGAGGACGGCACCGAACGCGACGAGCACGGGCGGCCCTGCGAGCCCGGCTACGGCCCGCTCGTCCCGGACCCGGCCGGACTGCTGGCCCTGCCCGCCGGGTTCACGTACCGCGTCATCACGCACAGCGGGGTCACCAAGCTGGACTCCGGCGAGACCACCCCGTCCAACCACGACGGGACCGCCGCCTTCGAGGGGCACCGCGGGGTCACCCTCCTCGTCAACAACCACGAGCTCAAGGGCAAGCGGGAGAACTGGGCCCACCCCGTCCCGCTCACCGAGGGCCTCGTCTACGACCCGGCCGCGGCCGGCGGTTGCACGGTCGTCGAGGTCCGGCGCGGCGGCGAGGTCGCCGAATGGGTGGGCATCGCCGGTACGTCGACCAACTGCGCGGGCGGCGCCACCCCCTGGGGAACCTGGCTGACCTGCGAGGAGAACTCGGACCTGGCCGGCAAGAACGGCATGACGAAGGACCACGGCTACGTCTTCGAGGTCGACCCGCACGACCGGCGCGCCAACCGTGACCCGCGGCCGGTCAAGGCCTTCGGGCGCTACGACCACGAGGCCGTGGTCATCGACCCGCGCCAGGGCCACGCCTACCTGACCGAGGACGCTTCCGGCCCCAACGGGCTGCTCTACCGCTGGACCCCGCCCCGCGGCTTCCACCACGGGCGCGGCAGGCTCCGTACGCTCGCGGCCGACGCCGGCGTGCTCCAGGCCGCCAAGTGCATCGACAGCTCCGGACGGTTCGTCGACGACTTCTCGCGCGCAACGAAGATCGGCACCGTGTACGGGGTCGACTGGGTGGACGTCCCCGACCGCGATGCCCGGACCGTACCGGTGCGCAAGCAGTTCGCCGACGGTGTGGTGACGCGCGGACGCAAGCTGGAGGGCATGTGGTGGGCGGACGGCGGCGCGTACTTCGTCTCGTCCTACGCCCGTGAGGAGAGCCCGGGCGCGGCCCACGACGGTCAGGTCTGGTTCTACGACCCCAAGCGGCGCACGGTCCGGCTCACCGTCCTCATCGGGATCAACGCGGACCCGTCGGTCGACGGCGGCTACGACGGCCCCGACAACATCACCGTGTCCCCGTACGGCGGCCTGATCATTGCGGAGGACGGCTCGGGGCTGCAGCACCTGTTCGGCGCGACGGCGTCGGGACGCACCTACCCGCTGGCGCGCAACGAGCTGAACAACGGGTCGGCCGAGGCGCCGGAGTACTCCGAATTCACCGGTGTCTGCTTCTCCCCGGACGGGCGCACGCTGTACGCCAACATCCAGGACCCGGGCATCATGCTGGCCATCACCGGGCCGTGGCGGCGCGCGCACTGA
- a CDS encoding TerD family protein has protein sequence MTAMTPGSNLPLNAVRVTVDVAAPVRLDVSALLLTADGKVRSDADFIFFNQPSGPGVSYRSGGGAAPDSITVDTAALPPGIERIVVTASPDAAGQSFQGIEPTGTVRNADGGAVIASFTPPRLGTETALVVVEVYQRGGVWKVRAVGQGYANGLAGIATDFGVSVDEEPAAPQAVTPPAPPAPPAPPAPPVSYPASPWLGGATTPAAPAPAAPAAPPAPAAPAPGSGKINLDKGRVSLQKNQTVSLVKGGRPLLSQVKMGLGWEPAFRGKDIDLDASVIAYGPQRNHIDSCYFGKLSILGGAIKHSGDNLTGEGAGDDEVIVVDLGRIPAEATGLVFTVNSFSGQKFTEVAKAYCRLIDAASGEELVRFDLTSAEPQTGVMMAKLIKQFTGEWEMTAMGDFVKSRTVRGMVKPAAQAL, from the coding sequence ATGACCGCTATGACCCCTGGATCCAACCTGCCGCTCAACGCCGTCCGCGTGACGGTCGACGTGGCTGCGCCGGTACGGCTCGACGTATCGGCCCTGCTCCTGACGGCGGACGGCAAGGTGCGCTCCGACGCCGACTTCATCTTCTTCAACCAGCCCTCCGGTCCCGGTGTCAGCTACCGGTCCGGCGGGGGTGCGGCACCGGACTCGATCACCGTGGACACGGCCGCGCTGCCCCCGGGCATCGAGCGGATCGTGGTCACCGCCAGCCCCGACGCCGCCGGGCAGTCCTTCCAGGGCATCGAGCCCACCGGCACCGTGCGCAACGCCGACGGCGGCGCGGTGATCGCCTCCTTCACCCCGCCGCGGCTGGGCACCGAGACCGCGCTCGTCGTCGTCGAGGTCTACCAGCGCGGCGGCGTGTGGAAGGTGCGCGCGGTCGGCCAGGGGTACGCCAACGGCCTCGCGGGCATCGCCACCGACTTCGGGGTCTCCGTGGACGAGGAGCCCGCGGCGCCCCAGGCCGTGACCCCGCCCGCGCCGCCGGCGCCCCCCGCGCCCCCGGCACCGCCCGTCTCCTACCCGGCCTCCCCCTGGCTCGGCGGCGCCACCACGCCCGCGGCTCCCGCCCCGGCCGCCCCCGCGGCGCCTCCCGCACCCGCGGCCCCCGCGCCCGGCTCCGGAAAGATCAACCTCGACAAGGGCCGGGTCAGCCTCCAGAAGAACCAGACCGTCTCCCTCGTCAAGGGCGGCCGCCCGCTGCTCTCCCAGGTCAAGATGGGGCTGGGCTGGGAGCCCGCCTTCCGCGGCAAGGACATCGACCTCGACGCCTCCGTCATCGCGTACGGCCCCCAGCGCAACCACATCGACAGCTGCTACTTCGGCAAGCTGTCCATCCTCGGCGGTGCCATCAAGCACTCCGGCGACAACCTCACCGGTGAGGGCGCGGGCGACGACGAGGTCATCGTCGTCGACCTCGGCCGGATCCCCGCCGAGGCCACCGGCCTGGTGTTCACGGTCAATTCCTTCTCCGGCCAGAAGTTCACCGAGGTGGCCAAGGCCTACTGCCGTCTCATCGACGCGGCGAGCGGCGAGGAGCTGGTGCGCTTCGACCTCACGAGCGCCGAGCCCCAGACCGGCGTGATGATGGCCAAGCTGATCAAGCAGTTCACCGGCGAGTGGGAGATGACCGCCATGGGCGACTTTGTGAAGTCGCGCACAGTGCGCGGCATGGTCAAGCCCGCCGCACAGGCACTCTGA
- a CDS encoding aldehyde dehydrogenase (NADP(+)), producing the protein MTTTPVWSVDPRTGKQREQVAVEATPGEVDEAVRAAHAARGPLADATVRAAFLRAAAALLDEAAAHVIEAADAETALGPGRLTGELARTTGQLRAFADAVDAGAYLDIRIDRADPSLSPPRPELRRYKVPLGVVAVYAASNFPLAFSVPGGDTASALAAGCPVVVKAHPDHPATSELCASLLRRAAVATGLPAEVVSVVHGFDAGLELIRHPLVSAAGFTGSIRGGRALFDAAAARPVPIPFHGELGSLNPVVVTPAAAAERAEEIGAGLAGSVTLGVGQFCVKPGLVLVPEGADGDRVTGELTKALGETEPGVLLDHRMRENFVSGVRERAALPGVDAPVTPGSGGEHTVGAGYLTVRAGHLLEGGAYDVLLEECFGPVTVVVRYADQGEAAAVLGLLGGNLSATLQLSAAETEGAPGPAAELIGQVTGLAGRIVVNGWPTGVAVAPAQHHGGPYPAATSHSTSVGGTAIERWLRPVAYQSVPDALLPAELREANPLGLPRQVTGG; encoded by the coding sequence ATGACAACGACACCAGTCTGGAGTGTGGACCCCCGCACCGGGAAGCAGCGCGAACAGGTTGCGGTGGAAGCCACACCCGGCGAGGTGGACGAAGCCGTACGGGCCGCCCACGCCGCCCGCGGCCCGCTCGCCGACGCCACCGTGCGCGCCGCCTTCCTGCGCGCCGCCGCCGCGCTGCTGGACGAAGCCGCCGCCCACGTGATCGAGGCCGCAGACGCCGAGACCGCGCTCGGCCCGGGCCGGCTCACCGGCGAACTGGCCCGTACCACCGGCCAGCTGCGCGCCTTCGCCGACGCCGTGGACGCCGGGGCCTACCTCGACATCCGGATCGACCGCGCCGACCCCTCCCTCAGCCCGCCGCGCCCCGAACTGCGCCGCTACAAGGTCCCGCTGGGCGTGGTCGCCGTCTACGCCGCCTCCAACTTCCCGCTCGCCTTCTCCGTCCCCGGCGGGGACACCGCGAGCGCGCTCGCCGCCGGCTGCCCGGTGGTCGTCAAGGCGCACCCCGACCACCCCGCCACCTCCGAACTGTGCGCCTCGCTGCTGCGCCGGGCCGCGGTCGCCACCGGGCTCCCGGCCGAAGTCGTGAGCGTGGTCCACGGGTTCGACGCCGGTCTGGAACTGATCCGCCACCCGCTGGTGTCGGCCGCCGGATTCACCGGTTCCATCCGGGGCGGGCGGGCCCTGTTCGACGCGGCGGCCGCCCGGCCCGTGCCCATCCCCTTCCACGGCGAACTGGGCTCCCTCAACCCGGTCGTGGTCACCCCGGCCGCGGCCGCCGAACGCGCCGAGGAGATCGGCGCCGGGCTCGCGGGCTCGGTCACCCTCGGCGTCGGCCAGTTCTGCGTGAAGCCCGGCCTGGTACTGGTTCCCGAGGGCGCGGACGGCGACCGGGTCACCGGCGAACTCACCAAGGCGCTCGGGGAGACCGAGCCCGGGGTGCTGCTCGACCACCGGATGCGGGAGAACTTCGTCTCCGGGGTGCGCGAGCGGGCCGCACTGCCCGGCGTCGACGCACCCGTGACCCCGGGGTCCGGCGGCGAGCACACCGTCGGGGCGGGCTACCTGACCGTACGGGCCGGACACCTCCTGGAGGGCGGCGCGTACGACGTCCTCCTGGAGGAGTGCTTCGGTCCGGTGACCGTCGTCGTGCGGTACGCCGACCAGGGCGAGGCGGCGGCGGTCCTCGGGCTCCTCGGCGGGAACCTGAGCGCCACCCTCCAGCTGTCGGCCGCCGAGACCGAGGGCGCGCCCGGCCCGGCCGCCGAGCTGATCGGGCAGGTCACCGGGCTGGCGGGGCGGATCGTGGTCAACGGCTGGCCGACCGGGGTCGCGGTGGCCCCGGCCCAGCACCACGGCGGCCCCTACCCGGCGGCCACCTCGCACTCCACCTCGGTGGGCGGGACCGCGATCGAGCGCTGGCTGCGGCCGGTGGCCTACCAGTCCGTGCCGGACGCGCTCCTTCCGGCGGAGCTGCGCGAGGCCAACCCGCTGGGGCTGCCGCGCCAGGTCACCGGGGGCTGA
- a CDS encoding IclR family transcriptional regulator, which produces MTTTESGIPAQAAPVKSAVRTVLLLEHFAARPGLHSLADIQNDLSLPKSSLYMLLRTLVNLGWVETDATGTRYGIGVRALLVGSSYIDGDEVVAAARPTLDRLSDDTTETIHLARLDGTSVVYLATRQSQHYLRPFTRVGRRLPVHSTALGKALLATHSDAEVRALLPRRLEAVTEHTITDREHLIEELALVREQGYALDREENTLGLRCFGVAVPYRTPARDAVSCSVPVARLTGEHEQVIKAALFEARDRLSVVTRRM; this is translated from the coding sequence ATGACGACGACCGAGTCGGGGATCCCCGCCCAGGCCGCGCCGGTCAAATCGGCGGTGCGGACCGTCCTGCTGCTGGAGCACTTCGCGGCGCGGCCGGGGCTGCACAGCCTGGCCGACATCCAGAACGACCTCTCCCTGCCGAAGTCCAGCCTGTACATGCTGCTGCGGACGCTGGTGAACCTGGGGTGGGTGGAGACGGACGCGACGGGCACCCGGTACGGCATCGGCGTACGGGCCCTGCTGGTCGGCAGTTCGTACATCGACGGCGACGAGGTGGTCGCCGCGGCCCGGCCCACCCTGGACCGGCTCTCCGACGACACGACGGAGACCATCCACCTGGCCCGGCTCGACGGCACGAGCGTGGTCTACCTCGCCACCCGGCAGTCCCAGCACTACCTGCGGCCCTTCACCCGGGTCGGGCGGCGACTGCCCGTGCACTCGACGGCGCTCGGCAAGGCGCTGCTCGCCACGCACTCGGACGCGGAGGTACGGGCGCTGCTGCCGCGGCGGCTGGAGGCGGTCACCGAGCACACCATCACCGACCGGGAGCACCTCATCGAGGAGCTGGCGCTGGTGCGGGAGCAGGGGTACGCGCTGGACCGGGAGGAGAACACGCTCGGGCTGCGCTGCTTCGGGGTGGCCGTGCCGTACCGGACGCCGGCGCGGGACGCGGTGAGCTGCTCGGTGCCGGTGGCCCGGCTGACGGGGGAGCACGAGCAGGTCATCAAGGCAGCGCTGTTCGAGGCGCGGGACCGGTTGTCGGTGGTCACGCGCCGCATGTGA
- a CDS encoding sensor histidine kinase, which yields MSVARARWRWVHLILGGALLMPYFLLAQVVVGVVAGGVNALNSAPLSFLAYAACLPLVAVTALFGPVRPMSVAAVRAMCEVPGERLADGPASSWAARARASAWWTLHLGTGALISGMTLAVPPMAVMLIAVPVVGQLQDVRLGYGWFAMDTGPYVAPLLGICLLAGLTLCAVGAGELLARMAPVLLGPTAADRLAAAEERAADLALRNRLARELHDAVGHALSAVTLQAAAARRMLERDPDFVREALAAIEDTTRRTVGELDAVLGLLRDGDPARPDAALAPTLAADLDGLLARTRVAGTTVTAHQDPGAAGDWTALPAIASREAYRIVQEGLTNVLRHGAGPVDLRIRIQAGPDPAHRELEITMTNPPAVPAEDRETRTTGGRGLRGAAERAALLGGSVEAGPHGDRWRLRAVLPLAGEAR from the coding sequence CTGTCGGTGGCGCGGGCCCGGTGGCGCTGGGTGCACCTGATCCTCGGCGGCGCCCTGCTCATGCCGTACTTCCTGCTCGCGCAGGTGGTGGTCGGTGTTGTCGCGGGTGGGGTCAATGCGCTCAACTCCGCCCCGCTTTCCTTCCTCGCCTACGCCGCTTGCCTGCCCCTCGTCGCCGTCACGGCGCTGTTCGGGCCGGTCCGGCCGATGTCGGTGGCCGCCGTGCGGGCCATGTGCGAAGTGCCGGGGGAGCGGTTGGCCGACGGGCCGGCCAGCTCCTGGGCCGCCCGGGCGCGGGCCTCGGCCTGGTGGACCCTGCACCTGGGGACCGGCGCGCTGATCAGCGGAATGACCCTCGCGGTGCCGCCCATGGCGGTCATGCTGATCGCGGTGCCGGTCGTGGGGCAGCTGCAGGACGTCCGGTTGGGGTACGGCTGGTTCGCCATGGACACCGGCCCGTACGTCGCCCCCCTGCTCGGGATCTGCCTGCTGGCCGGACTCACCCTGTGCGCGGTCGGGGCCGGGGAGCTGCTGGCCAGGATGGCGCCCGTCCTGCTCGGGCCCACGGCGGCGGACCGGCTGGCCGCGGCCGAGGAGCGGGCCGCCGACCTGGCCCTGCGCAACCGGCTGGCCCGGGAGCTGCACGACGCGGTCGGTCACGCCCTGAGCGCGGTCACCCTCCAGGCCGCCGCCGCCCGGCGGATGCTGGAGCGCGACCCCGACTTCGTACGGGAGGCGCTGGCCGCGATCGAGGACACCACGCGGCGGACGGTGGGCGAGCTCGACGCCGTACTGGGCCTGCTGCGGGACGGGGACCCAGCCCGGCCGGACGCCGCGCTCGCGCCCACCCTCGCCGCCGACCTGGACGGACTGTTGGCCCGCACCCGGGTCGCCGGCACCACCGTCACCGCGCACCAGGACCCCGGAGCCGCCGGGGACTGGACCGCCCTCCCGGCGATCGCCTCCCGCGAGGCGTACCGGATCGTCCAGGAGGGCCTCACCAACGTCCTGCGGCACGGCGCGGGCCCGGTGGACCTGAGGATCCGCATACAGGCCGGCCCCGACCCCGCACACCGTGAACTGGAGATCACCATGACCAATCCACCGGCGGTACCCGCCGAGGACCGGGAGACCCGTACCACCGGGGGCCGCGGACTGCGCGGTGCCGCGGAACGGGCCGCGCTGCTCGGCGGCAGCGTCGAGGCCGGCCCGCACGGGGACCGGTGGCGGCTCCGGGCCGTCCTCCCGCTCGCCGGGGAGGCCCGATGA
- a CDS encoding response regulator transcription factor, with product MTAPAPRPPLRIVLCDDERMVRTALRVILEGEADLEVVGEAATGAEAVPLVRSLAPDVVLMDVRMPEIDGIRATEQIVATMAEPPRIVVVTTFENDAYVYDALRAGAAGFLLKRADPDELIGAVRLVARGDSLLFPAAVRSLVAAHTAGSPTADAPWVARLTEREADVLRLMATGLSNQEMSERLGVGPQTVKTHVGAVLTKTGSRDRTQAVIAAYEGGFIMKKG from the coding sequence ATGACCGCGCCCGCGCCGCGGCCGCCGCTGCGCATCGTGCTCTGCGACGACGAGCGGATGGTCCGCACCGCGCTGCGGGTGATCCTGGAGGGCGAAGCCGACCTGGAGGTCGTCGGTGAGGCCGCCACCGGGGCCGAGGCGGTTCCGCTGGTCCGCTCACTGGCCCCCGACGTGGTGCTCATGGACGTGCGGATGCCCGAGATCGACGGCATCCGGGCCACCGAACAGATCGTCGCCACCATGGCCGAGCCGCCCCGGATCGTGGTCGTCACCACCTTCGAGAACGACGCCTACGTCTACGACGCGCTGCGCGCGGGAGCCGCCGGCTTCCTCCTCAAACGGGCCGACCCCGACGAGCTGATCGGCGCGGTCCGGCTCGTGGCCCGCGGCGACTCGCTGCTCTTCCCGGCCGCCGTCCGCTCCCTCGTCGCCGCCCACACGGCCGGCTCCCCGACCGCCGACGCGCCCTGGGTGGCCCGGCTCACCGAGCGCGAGGCCGACGTCCTGCGTCTGATGGCCACCGGGCTGTCCAACCAGGAGATGAGCGAGCGCCTCGGCGTCGGACCGCAGACCGTCAAGACCCATGTCGGGGCGGTCCTGACCAAGACCGGCTCCCGCGACCGCACCCAGGCGGTCATCGCGGCCTACGAGGGGGGCTTCATCATGAAGAAAGGCTGA